A genomic region of Staphylococcus roterodami contains the following coding sequences:
- the trmB gene encoding tRNA (guanosine(46)-N7)-methyltransferase TrmB, producing MRVRYKPWAEDYLKEHPNLVDMDGNHAGKMTEWFDKTQPIHIEIGSGMGQFITTLAAQNPHINYISMEREKSIVYKVLDKVKDMGLTNLKIICNDAIELNEYFKDGEVSRIYLNFSDPWPKNRHAKRRLTYRTFLALYKQILDDEGDLHFKTDNRGLFAYSLESMSQFGMYFTKINLNLHQEDDGSNILTEYEKKFSDKGSRIYRMEAKFHK from the coding sequence ATGAGAGTTCGATACAAACCATGGGCTGAAGACTATTTAAAAGAGCACCCCAACTTGGTTGATATGGATGGCAATCATGCGGGGAAAATGACAGAATGGTTTGATAAAACGCAACCGATACATATTGAAATTGGTTCAGGTATGGGGCAGTTTATTACCACTTTGGCTGCTCAAAATCCTCATATTAACTATATTTCAATGGAACGTGAAAAAAGTATCGTATATAAAGTATTAGATAAAGTAAAGGATATGGGTTTAACAAATTTAAAAATAATTTGTAATGACGCAATAGAACTTAATGAATATTTTAAAGACGGTGAAGTCTCACGTATATATTTGAACTTTTCAGATCCTTGGCCAAAAAATCGTCATGCGAAACGTCGTTTAACATATCGTACATTTTTAGCGCTGTACAAACAAATCTTGGATGATGAGGGAGATTTGCATTTTAAAACTGACAACAGAGGCTTATTCGCTTACAGTTTAGAAAGTATGTCTCAATTTGGAATGTATTTTACAAAAATTAATTTGAATTTACATCAAGAAGATGATGGCAGTAATATATTGACGGAATATGAAAAGAAATTTTCAGATAAAGGATCTCGAATTTATCGTATGGAAGCGAAATTTCATAAATAA
- a CDS encoding M42 family metallopeptidase, whose protein sequence is MNINKNVTLQRIQTLTELHGAPGFEQEVKDYMTEQMAPYVDEFIENRMGGFFGVKKSKNPNAKRVMIAAHMDEIGFMITNITENGMIQFTNLGGVANDIWQGQRLVIKNRNGDKIIGVVSNIPKHFRTGNEGAPEIKDLTLDIGAENANAVRLRGIEIGGTIVPYTAFTQLSEHRYSAKAWDNRYGCVLAIEILELLKDKELDVELYVGANVQEEVGLRGAKASVEMIDPDVAFVVDCSPANDVKGKQSLSGELGKGTLIRIKDGTMILKPTFRDYLLKLVDTHGIAHQYYMSPGGTDGGEIHKANIGVPTAVIGVCARYIHSTDSVFDIRDYFAARHLLFEAISNLDDNQIDTLQYK, encoded by the coding sequence ATGAACATAAATAAAAACGTAACATTACAACGAATTCAAACTTTAACCGAGCTTCATGGTGCACCAGGTTTTGAACAAGAAGTAAAAGATTATATGACTGAGCAAATGGCACCATATGTAGATGAATTTATTGAAAATCGAATGGGTGGTTTTTTCGGTGTTAAAAAATCTAAAAATCCAAACGCTAAACGTGTGATGATAGCAGCACATATGGATGAAATAGGTTTTATGATAACGAATATAACTGAAAATGGTATGATACAATTTACAAACTTAGGTGGCGTAGCAAATGATATTTGGCAAGGGCAACGTTTGGTTATTAAAAATAGAAATGGTGACAAAATTATAGGTGTAGTGTCAAATATACCTAAACATTTTCGTACAGGAAATGAAGGCGCACCAGAAATCAAAGATTTAACTTTAGATATTGGTGCCGAAAATGCAAATGCAGTTCGTTTACGTGGTATAGAGATAGGAGGTACAATTGTACCTTATACTGCATTTACACAATTATCTGAACATCGTTACAGCGCTAAAGCTTGGGATAATCGTTATGGTTGTGTTCTTGCGATTGAAATTCTTGAGTTGCTCAAAGATAAAGAGTTAGATGTCGAACTATACGTTGGTGCAAATGTTCAAGAAGAAGTTGGTTTAAGAGGTGCTAAAGCATCAGTTGAAATGATTGATCCGGATGTTGCATTCGTAGTAGATTGTTCACCAGCAAATGATGTCAAAGGTAAACAGTCACTATCAGGTGAACTTGGAAAAGGGACTTTAATTCGAATTAAAGATGGTACAATGATTTTAAAACCCACTTTCAGAGACTATTTATTAAAATTAGTAGATACACATGGGATTGCTCATCAGTATTATATGTCTCCAGGTGGAACAGATGGTGGTGAAATACATAAGGCGAATATTGGGGTTCCAACTGCTGTTATCGGTGTATGTGCACGTTATATACATAGTACAGACTCAGTATTCGATATTAGAGATTATTTTGCTGCTAGACATTTATTATTTGAGGCAATTAGTAATTTAGATGACAACCAAATAGATACGTTACAATATAAATAA
- a CDS encoding phosphotransferase family protein, with product MEQFYQLGWTLDSAGGASGEAYMAEQDGQKLFLKRNSNPFIAALSAEGIVPKLVWTKRIETGEVVTAQHWKNGRELTSNEMKQTRVAHLLKKIHSSRPLLNMLKRMEMEPITPEIMLNKINASLSREVLTHHIVRKSLTYLEEHIPSLDSRFFTVVHGDVNHNNWLLSDRDELFLVDWEGAMIADPAIDIGMLLYNYVPQHQWSQWLETYGVQESLNLNKRMKWYTVIQSIGLVQWYEEQKRYKDMNTWLKFLNEVMNSNMFI from the coding sequence TTGGAGCAGTTTTATCAATTAGGGTGGACACTTGATTCTGCAGGTGGTGCATCTGGTGAAGCGTATATGGCTGAGCAAGATGGACAAAAGTTATTTTTAAAACGTAATTCAAATCCATTTATCGCGGCATTATCAGCAGAAGGGATTGTGCCGAAATTAGTATGGACAAAACGCATTGAAACAGGCGAAGTGGTTACCGCGCAACATTGGAAAAATGGCCGTGAATTAACTTCAAATGAAATGAAGCAAACAAGAGTTGCCCATTTATTAAAGAAGATTCATAGTTCTAGACCGTTATTAAATATGTTGAAACGTATGGAAATGGAGCCTATTACACCTGAAATTATGCTTAATAAAATTAATGCTTCTTTATCAAGAGAAGTGTTAACGCATCATATTGTGCGAAAATCATTAACATATTTAGAAGAGCATATACCGAGTTTAGATTCACGTTTCTTCACTGTTGTACATGGTGACGTTAATCATAACAATTGGTTATTATCTGATCGTGATGAATTATTTTTAGTTGATTGGGAAGGTGCAATGATTGCAGACCCAGCGATTGATATAGGTATGCTGCTATACAACTATGTTCCACAACATCAATGGTCTCAATGGTTAGAAACATACGGCGTTCAAGAAAGTTTGAATTTAAATAAACGTATGAAATGGTATACGGTAATTCAATCTATTGGGCTTGTTCAATGGTATGAAGAACAAAAGAGATATAAAGATATGAACACTTGGTTGAAGTTTTTAAACGAAGTGATGAACAGCAACATGTTTATTTAA
- a CDS encoding thioredoxin family protein: MKQLESEQQFETLKQGATVFEFTAGWCPDCRIIEPDLPKLEEKYPMFDFVSVDRDQFMDICIENGIMGIPSFLVYKNGELLGSYIGKERKSIEQIDAFLAQYV, encoded by the coding sequence ATGAAACAACTTGAATCAGAGCAACAATTTGAAACATTAAAACAAGGTGCAACTGTATTTGAATTTACAGCAGGATGGTGTCCAGACTGTAGAATTATCGAACCTGATCTACCAAAATTAGAAGAAAAGTATCCAATGTTTGATTTTGTATCCGTTGATCGTGACCAATTTATGGATATTTGTATTGAAAATGGTATTATGGGTATTCCAAGTTTTTTAGTTTATAAAAATGGTGAATTGCTTGGAAGCTATATTGGAAAAGAACGTAAATCAATTGAACAAATAGATGCATTTTTAGCTCAATACGTGTAA
- a CDS encoding PepSY domain-containing protein: MTKLKYIIPTIIAVIIVIISTISIIQFINRKRYNPVKVLNEVKSYFMDVKGSYIVYEPFVHPETDKYRLVYQGGITTVKNGKDIHYDFYADAYTGEVINIVEC; encoded by the coding sequence ATGACTAAACTGAAATATATAATTCCAACAATAATTGCTGTAATCATTGTAATTATTTCAACCATTTCAATTATTCAATTTATTAATCGTAAACGTTATAATCCCGTTAAAGTTCTTAATGAAGTGAAATCATATTTTATGGACGTTAAAGGTTCGTATATTGTTTATGAGCCATTTGTACATCCTGAAACTGATAAATATCGTTTAGTTTATCAAGGTGGCATCACAACTGTTAAAAATGGTAAAGATATCCATTATGATTTTTATGCAGATGCATACACTGGTGAGGTCATAAACATAGTAGAATGTTAA
- a CDS encoding MBL fold metallo-hydrolase, translated as MKIGDISIQYLNGGNTKMDGGAMFGVVPKPLWSKKYKVNERNQINLPTHPILIQTAQHNLIIDAGIGNGKLNEKQLRNFGVDEESKVVEDLAMYNLSPKDIDYVLMTHMHFDHAAGLTDKEGHAIFENAIHIIQQDEWHEFIAPNIRSKSTYWDKNNGEYSNKLLLFDNTIEPVPGIKMQHSGGHSFGHTIITIESQGDKAVHMGDIFPTTAHKNPLWVTAYDDYPMQSIREKERMIPYFVHHDYWFLFYHDVKYFAVKYQDDGDMFDSFILREK; from the coding sequence ATGAAAATCGGGGATATCTCAATTCAATATTTAAATGGTGGAAATACGAAAATGGATGGGGGTGCAATGTTTGGTGTTGTACCTAAACCATTATGGTCAAAAAAGTATAAAGTAAACGAACGAAATCAAATCAATTTACCTACGCATCCTATATTGATACAAACGGCACAACATAACTTGATAATTGATGCAGGTATAGGTAATGGCAAACTAAATGAAAAACAATTGCGTAATTTTGGTGTTGATGAAGAAAGTAAAGTCGTTGAAGATTTAGCAATGTACAATTTATCGCCTAAAGATATTGATTATGTGCTAATGACACATATGCATTTTGATCATGCGGCTGGTCTAACTGATAAAGAGGGACATGCAATTTTCGAAAATGCGATTCATATCATACAACAAGATGAATGGCATGAGTTTATAGCACCTAATATTCGCAGTAAATCGACTTACTGGGATAAAAATAACGGTGAATATAGTAATAAATTACTTTTATTTGACAACACTATTGAGCCTGTTCCAGGCATTAAAATGCAACATAGTGGTGGACATAGTTTTGGTCATACGATAATTACGATTGAAAGTCAGGGTGACAAGGCAGTACATATGGGAGATATATTTCCAACAACTGCGCATAAAAATCCATTATGGGTAACTGCATACGATGATTATCCTATGCAATCAATACGTGAAAAAGAACGGATGATACCTTATTTTGTTCATCATGACTATTGGTTCTTGTTCTATCACGATGTAAAATATTTTGCAGTAAAATATCAGGATGATGGAGATATGTTTGATTCATTCATTTTGCGTGAAAAATAA